One window from the genome of Thermus sediminis encodes:
- a CDS encoding c-type cytochrome: MDKRAYFLALPLLGLLGYLALGQHTLPEGPGKDLVLAKCQACHDIGLVARERLSRDRWDAVIEEMELQGLRLTKEEREAILDYLATYLGLTPPPEAPPDPGAQEPRTGAQVYAACSGCHGPQGEGNPPNFPPLRGHVEVLLKAEGGREYLALSVLFGVMGRITVLGQTYEGVMPGFTWLSDEEIALVLNHLASWGAPQGFKPYTPEEVKALRAKALTPEKVLEARRALKLP, from the coding sequence ATGGATAAGCGCGCCTACTTCCTAGCCCTGCCCCTTCTCGGGCTTCTGGGCTACCTGGCCCTAGGGCAGCACACCCTGCCCGAGGGACCGGGGAAGGACCTCGTCCTGGCCAAGTGCCAGGCCTGCCACGACATCGGCCTGGTGGCCCGGGAAAGGCTTTCCCGGGACCGGTGGGACGCGGTCATAGAGGAGATGGAGCTTCAGGGCCTAAGGCTCACCAAGGAGGAGCGGGAGGCCATCCTGGACTACCTGGCCACCTACCTGGGCCTCACCCCACCCCCAGAGGCGCCCCCCGACCCTGGGGCCCAGGAGCCTAGGACAGGAGCCCAGGTCTACGCCGCCTGCTCCGGCTGCCACGGCCCCCAAGGGGAAGGCAACCCCCCGAACTTCCCCCCCCTTAGGGGCCACGTGGAGGTCCTCCTGAAGGCAGAAGGGGGGCGGGAGTACCTGGCCCTGTCCGTCCTCTTCGGCGTCATGGGGAGGATCACCGTCTTGGGCCAGACCTACGAAGGGGTCATGCCCGGCTTCACCTGGCTCAGCGACGAGGAGATCGCCCTGGTGCTGAACCACCTGGCCTCCTGGGGAGCCCCCCAGGGCTTCAAGCCCTACACCCCCGAAGAGGTAAAGGCCCTGCGGGCCAAGGCCCTCACCCCGGAGAAGGTCCTCGAGGCCCGCCGGGCCCTGAAGCTGCCATGA
- a CDS encoding MOSC domain-containing protein, whose translation MTGKVLSLHLGKGPGLPKPQVEALELVAGLGALGDRHAGQDPDRAVLVAGLLAYEKAKGAGIILPYGALGENLLLDLDPHGLPQGARLQVGEALLELSYACTVCKSLSQFDLRLPKLLYGGRGLYARVLQGGRVRVGDPVRVLTLAG comes from the coding sequence ATGACCGGAAAAGTCCTCTCCCTCCACCTGGGCAAAGGGCCGGGCCTCCCCAAACCCCAGGTGGAGGCCTTGGAGCTGGTGGCCGGGCTTGGGGCCCTGGGGGACCGGCACGCGGGCCAGGACCCCGATCGGGCGGTCCTGGTGGCGGGCCTTCTTGCCTACGAGAAAGCCAAGGGGGCGGGCATCATCCTGCCCTATGGGGCCCTCGGGGAGAACCTCCTCCTGGACCTGGACCCCCATGGCCTTCCCCAGGGGGCCAGGCTCCAGGTGGGGGAGGCCCTTTTGGAGCTCTCTTACGCCTGCACCGTGTGCAAGAGCCTCTCCCAGTTTGACCTGAGGCTTCCCAAGCTCCTCTACGGGGGGCGGGGGCTCTATGCCCGGGTCCTCCAGGGGGGTAGGGTGCGGGTAGGGGACCCCGTGAGGGTCCTGACCCTCGCAGGGTAG
- a CDS encoding bifunctional metallophosphatase/5'-nucleotidase — MERRHLLKAGIGALGLSALGRAQGGFTLTLAHTNDTHAHLEPMELTLSGNKVKVGGVAQRVAFFDRLRAQRRNLLLLDAGDVFQGTLYFNQYRGLADRYFMHRMLYRVMALGNHEFNLGPEGLARFLRGARFRVVSANVDASREPRLQGLFTPYAVVPVGGERVGVVGLTTPDTKEISNPGPTVAFLDPYESAQKAIYELLARGVNKIVVLSHLGYGEDLRLARRLVGAQVIVGGHSHTLLGSFPHPELRPQGPYPTVVKNPEGKDVLVVQAWEWGKVVGLLEVTFGPRGELVAYRGEALLMTPEVAPEDLFAKEALLAYAQPVAALVAQVIAEARVDLVGERAIVRRRESNLGNLIAEGMLWKTRSARTQIALQNGGGIRASIPKGPITVGKVYEVLPFGNTLVVMDLKGREILAALENGVSQWEGTAGRFLQVAGLRYAFDLSRPAGSRVVRVEVRTEGGFVPLDLEATYRVVVNSFIAAGGDGFTVLREAQGFRADTGFADAEAFMDYIQELRAVEAQVEGRIEVLNEPRGGRPAHGVPGLVGV; from the coding sequence ATGGAAAGGCGCCATCTTCTAAAGGCGGGTATCGGTGCCCTGGGCCTGTCGGCTTTGGGCCGGGCCCAGGGGGGCTTCACCCTCACCCTGGCCCACACCAACGACACCCACGCCCACCTGGAGCCCATGGAACTCACCCTGTCCGGCAACAAGGTCAAGGTGGGAGGGGTGGCCCAGCGGGTGGCCTTCTTTGACCGCCTCCGGGCCCAGCGGAGGAACCTCCTCCTCCTGGACGCTGGGGATGTCTTCCAGGGGACGCTTTACTTCAACCAGTACCGGGGCCTGGCGGACCGCTACTTCATGCACCGGATGCTCTACCGGGTCATGGCCCTGGGCAACCACGAGTTCAACCTGGGCCCCGAGGGCCTGGCCCGCTTCCTCCGGGGGGCGAGGTTTAGGGTGGTTTCCGCCAACGTGGACGCGAGCCGGGAGCCCCGCCTCCAGGGCCTATTCACCCCCTACGCCGTGGTCCCGGTGGGCGGGGAGAGGGTGGGGGTCGTGGGCCTCACCACCCCGGACACCAAGGAGATCTCCAACCCCGGCCCCACGGTGGCCTTTCTGGACCCCTACGAGAGCGCCCAGAAGGCCATTTACGAGCTTTTGGCCAGGGGGGTGAACAAGATCGTCGTCCTCTCCCACCTGGGCTACGGGGAGGACCTGAGGCTCGCGAGGAGGCTCGTGGGGGCCCAGGTCATCGTGGGCGGCCACTCCCACACCCTCCTGGGGAGCTTCCCCCACCCGGAGCTCCGGCCCCAGGGCCCTTACCCCACGGTGGTGAAGAACCCCGAGGGCAAGGACGTCCTGGTGGTCCAGGCCTGGGAGTGGGGGAAGGTGGTGGGGCTCCTCGAGGTCACCTTTGGCCCCAGGGGGGAGCTCGTGGCCTATAGGGGGGAGGCCCTCCTCATGACCCCCGAGGTGGCCCCCGAGGACCTCTTCGCCAAGGAGGCCCTCCTGGCCTACGCCCAGCCGGTGGCGGCCCTCGTGGCCCAGGTCATCGCCGAGGCCAGGGTGGACCTGGTGGGGGAGAGGGCCATCGTCCGCAGGCGGGAGAGCAACCTGGGGAACCTGATCGCCGAGGGGATGCTGTGGAAGACCCGGAGCGCCAGGACCCAGATCGCCCTCCAGAACGGCGGAGGCATCCGCGCCTCCATCCCCAAGGGGCCCATCACCGTGGGCAAGGTCTACGAGGTCCTGCCCTTCGGCAACACCCTGGTGGTCATGGACCTGAAGGGGAGGGAGATCCTGGCCGCCCTGGAGAACGGGGTTTCCCAGTGGGAGGGGACGGCGGGGCGCTTCCTCCAGGTGGCGGGCCTCCGCTACGCCTTTGACCTCTCCCGCCCCGCGGGGAGCCGGGTGGTGCGGGTGGAGGTGAGGACCGAAGGGGGATTTGTTCCTCTGGACCTCGAGGCCACCTACCGGGTGGTGGTGAACAGCTTCATCGCCGCAGGTGGCGACGGCTTTACCGTGCTTAGGGAGGCCCAGGGCTTCAGGGCGGACACCGGCTTCGCCGATGCCGAGGCCTTTATGGATTACATCCAGGAGTTGAGGGCGGTGGAGGCCCAGGTGGAGGGGCGGATTGAGGTCTTGAACGAGCCCCGGGGGGGAAGGCCTGCCCACGGGGTGCCGGGCCTGGTGGGGGTCTGA
- a CDS encoding glutamine synthetase family protein produces MGQTKAEILKALKSENVRFLRLQITDILGVVKNVEVPESQFEKALDGEIMFDGSSVEGFTRIEESDMLLKPDYDTFVILPETLEEPGKGRVARLICDVTYPDGRPFEGDPRFVLKRQIERLKRLGFDNMYAGPEPEFFLFLRTPEGLPTVETHDKAGYFDLAPIDKGEEARRDMVNTLVAMGFEIEASHHEVAPGQHEIDFKYADALTTADNIATFKWVVKRIALNHGLHATFLPKPIRGINGSGMHTHLSLFKDGENAFFDPNAEYQLSETALHFIAGLLEHAEGMVAVTNPLVNSYKRLTPGYEAPTNIAWSAANRSAMIRIPARRGVGTRAELRMPDPSCNPYLALAVMAAAAADGIERKLLPPPPIQRNIYQMSVRDKRKHKIRELPGTLREALEALRKDPVIREALGEHVYGHFLQAKQMEWDDYRVTVHEWELDRYLATY; encoded by the coding sequence ATGGGGCAGACTAAGGCAGAGATCCTCAAGGCGCTCAAGTCGGAGAACGTGCGTTTCCTCAGGCTGCAGATCACGGACATCCTGGGCGTGGTCAAGAACGTGGAGGTGCCCGAGTCCCAGTTTGAAAAGGCCCTGGACGGGGAGATCATGTTTGACGGCTCCTCCGTGGAAGGCTTCACCCGCATCGAGGAGTCGGACATGCTCCTCAAGCCCGACTACGACACCTTCGTCATCCTCCCCGAGACCCTGGAGGAGCCGGGGAAGGGCCGGGTGGCCCGCCTCATCTGCGACGTCACCTACCCCGATGGCCGCCCCTTTGAGGGGGACCCCCGGTTCGTCCTCAAGCGGCAGATCGAGCGGCTGAAGCGGCTTGGCTTTGACAACATGTACGCCGGCCCCGAGCCCGAGTTTTTCCTCTTCCTACGCACCCCCGAGGGCCTCCCCACGGTGGAGACCCACGACAAGGCGGGCTACTTTGACCTGGCCCCCATCGACAAGGGGGAGGAGGCCAGGCGGGACATGGTGAACACCCTGGTGGCCATGGGCTTTGAGATCGAGGCCAGCCACCACGAGGTGGCCCCGGGCCAGCACGAGATCGACTTCAAGTACGCCGATGCCCTCACCACCGCGGACAACATCGCCACCTTCAAGTGGGTGGTCAAGCGCATCGCCCTCAACCACGGCCTCCACGCCACCTTCCTCCCCAAGCCCATCCGGGGGATCAACGGCAGCGGCATGCACACCCACCTTTCCCTCTTCAAGGACGGGGAGAACGCCTTCTTTGACCCCAACGCCGAGTACCAGCTTTCGGAAACCGCGCTCCACTTCATCGCCGGGCTTCTGGAGCACGCCGAGGGCATGGTGGCGGTCACCAACCCCCTGGTGAACTCCTACAAGCGCCTCACCCCAGGGTACGAGGCCCCCACCAACATCGCCTGGTCCGCCGCCAACCGCTCGGCCATGATCCGCATCCCTGCCCGCCGCGGTGTAGGCACCCGGGCGGAGCTCCGGATGCCCGACCCCTCCTGCAACCCCTACCTGGCCCTGGCGGTCATGGCCGCCGCGGCCGCGGACGGCATCGAGCGCAAACTCCTTCCCCCACCCCCCATCCAGCGCAACATCTACCAGATGAGCGTCCGGGACAAGCGCAAGCACAAGATCCGGGAGCTCCCGGGGACCCTTAGGGAAGCCCTCGAGGCCCTGAGGAAGGACCCCGTGATCCGGGAGGCCTTGGGGGAGCACGTCTACGGCCATTTCCTCCAGGCCAAGCAGATGGAGTGGGACGACTACCGGGTCACGGTGCACGAGTGGGAGCTGGACCGGTACCTGGCCACCTACTAG
- a CDS encoding branched-chain amino acid ABC transporter substrate-binding protein: MRKIGLLVAGAAALGMALGQANVIKIATQSPLSGPQAALGEQIRLGAELAIEEARARFRALGFELQLVPYDDQANPDVGVANANRIINDPDILGVVGHLNSGVAIPASEVYARVGLVMVSPANTAPRVTDRRLPNVNRICGRDDVQGPVGAEYAFNNLRVRNVFVIHDKTAYGQGLAEEFRKRLEALGGRAVGFVGTEEQANFVPIINQIRAARPTPELIYFGGIYSQIGPFAKQLRERGVRTRLMGGDGLDSSEFVRLAGRENAAGTFYTTVAGPVSAFPKAREVAQRFRQRYGREIEGFGIYAYDSANVILAALENAIRAAGGRKPTREQVSQAVRQLRMEGLTGSIEFDDKGDNRKARYFVMQVAETGNWAENRVIRTIEMAAPGSR, translated from the coding sequence ATGAGAAAGATCGGCCTTCTGGTAGCAGGTGCAGCAGCCTTGGGGATGGCCCTAGGCCAGGCCAACGTCATCAAGATCGCCACCCAGTCCCCCCTCTCGGGGCCCCAGGCGGCTTTGGGGGAACAGATCCGCCTGGGGGCGGAGCTGGCCATCGAGGAGGCCAGGGCCCGCTTCAGGGCTTTGGGGTTTGAGCTCCAGCTGGTCCCCTACGATGACCAGGCCAACCCCGACGTGGGCGTGGCCAACGCCAACCGCATCATCAACGACCCCGACATCCTGGGCGTGGTGGGCCACCTGAACTCCGGGGTGGCCATCCCCGCCAGCGAGGTCTACGCCCGGGTGGGCCTGGTCATGGTTTCCCCGGCCAACACCGCCCCCCGGGTCACGGACCGCAGGCTGCCCAACGTGAACCGCATCTGCGGCCGCGACGACGTCCAGGGACCAGTGGGGGCGGAGTACGCCTTCAACAACCTAAGGGTTAGGAACGTCTTCGTCATCCACGACAAGACCGCCTACGGCCAGGGCCTGGCGGAGGAGTTCCGGAAGCGCCTCGAGGCCCTGGGCGGCAGGGCAGTGGGCTTCGTGGGCACCGAGGAGCAGGCCAACTTCGTACCCATCATCAACCAAATCCGCGCCGCCCGGCCCACCCCCGAGCTCATCTACTTCGGGGGCATCTACAGCCAGATCGGCCCCTTCGCCAAGCAGCTGAGGGAGCGGGGGGTCAGGACCCGGCTCATGGGCGGGGACGGCCTGGACTCCAGCGAGTTCGTGCGCCTGGCTGGGAGGGAGAACGCCGCCGGCACCTTCTACACCACGGTGGCCGGTCCCGTTTCCGCCTTCCCCAAGGCCCGGGAGGTGGCCCAGAGGTTCCGCCAGCGCTACGGCAGGGAGATCGAGGGCTTTGGCATCTACGCCTACGACTCGGCCAACGTGATCCTCGCCGCCTTGGAGAACGCCATCCGGGCCGCAGGGGGCCGGAAGCCTACTCGGGAGCAGGTGAGCCAGGCGGTGCGCCAGCTGCGGATGGAGGGGCTCACCGGAAGCATTGAGTTTGACGACAAGGGGGATAACCGGAAGGCCCGCTACTTCGTCATGCAGGTGGCCGAAACCGGCAACTGGGCGGAAAACCGGGTGATCCGGACCATTGAGATGGCAGCCCCCGGCTCCCGCTAG
- a CDS encoding branched-chain amino acid ABC transporter permease — protein MLEQILALLPQVIFDGLVLGFVYAMVALGYTMVYGVLELINFAHAEIFMIGAVVGVEVFRYLGPQIENGLILLLVALILAGAISGATAILVERFAYRPLRKRGTTNRLVPLVTAIGVSFVLQDLVRLIEGLWHNEFFLRMRTVEDLEGSFDLFGGAIFVQSKSLIVIVVSILMLLGLTYLVNRTKLGVAIRAVAQDLQTASLMGIDPDRIISRTFLIGGSLGGVAGVLFALQYTIITPYVGFLPGIKAFTAAVLGGIGNIPGAMLGGLVLGQLENFFGTYLPILTNGNLGTEYKDVVAFLLLVFILLVRPQGLLGQVVREKV, from the coding sequence TTGCTAGAGCAAATCCTAGCTCTCTTGCCCCAGGTCATCTTTGATGGTCTCGTCCTGGGCTTCGTCTACGCCATGGTGGCCCTGGGGTACACCATGGTGTACGGGGTCCTGGAGCTCATCAACTTCGCCCATGCGGAGATCTTCATGATTGGGGCCGTGGTGGGGGTGGAGGTCTTCCGCTACCTGGGCCCCCAAATAGAAAACGGCCTCATTCTTCTCCTGGTGGCCCTGATCCTGGCAGGGGCCATCTCGGGGGCCACCGCCATCCTGGTAGAGCGCTTCGCCTACCGCCCCCTACGGAAGCGGGGCACCACCAACCGCCTGGTCCCTCTGGTCACGGCCATCGGGGTCTCCTTCGTCCTCCAAGACCTGGTCCGCCTCATCGAAGGCCTTTGGCACAACGAGTTCTTCCTACGGATGCGCACCGTGGAGGACCTCGAGGGCTCCTTTGACCTCTTCGGGGGGGCCATCTTCGTCCAGAGCAAGTCCCTCATCGTCATCGTGGTCTCCATCCTCATGCTCCTGGGCCTCACCTACTTGGTGAACCGCACCAAGCTGGGGGTGGCCATCCGGGCCGTGGCCCAGGACCTGCAGACCGCAAGCCTCATGGGCATCGACCCCGACCGGATCATCTCGCGCACCTTCCTCATCGGGGGCTCCCTGGGCGGGGTGGCCGGGGTCCTCTTCGCCCTGCAGTACACCATCATCACCCCCTATGTGGGCTTCCTGCCCGGCATCAAGGCCTTCACCGCCGCCGTCTTGGGCGGCATCGGCAACATCCCCGGGGCCATGCTGGGCGGGCTTGTCCTGGGGCAGCTGGAAAACTTTTTCGGCACCTATCTCCCCATCCTCACCAACGGCAACTTGGGCACGGAGTACAAGGACGTGGTGGCCTTCCTCCTCCTCGTCTTCATCCTTTTGGTGCGGCCCCAGGGCCTCCTGGGCCAGGTGGTGCGGGAGAAGGTATGA
- a CDS encoding branched-chain amino acid ABC transporter permease has protein sequence MSGLSFLLSLAYLGLALWAPGALSNLFGLGALGATALLRLPPQTRILNLALLTLAFTLGLWRSGNTLGLIGLVGILVALSTLPRIPTWIRALLGLAILLISVPLAGFANTFIFELGIQIGIYAAMALGLNVVVGMAGLLDLGYAAFFAVGAYTWAIFGSPQAQNFMQGNFPLPGEYMYPFMLIAIVTTAITGLLIGLPAVRLRGDYLAIVTLGLGEVVRILANNLDHPINLTNGPQGITPVERPPIGWFEDLIGSLGIQLDATTDYQLFFYLLVLLMIGLVVLVNLNLANSRFGRAWAAIREDEIAARSMGIPLLPTKLIAFMTGAAFSGAMGVIFAAQRTFVSPESFTLLASITILAMVILGGMGSIPGAILGAATLTILNLDILKTFSEFVRTNLPQIPSQVDPAKYERLVFGLILVLMMIFRPTGLIPERRHRAEMEEE, from the coding sequence ATGAGCGGGCTTTCCTTCCTCCTCAGCCTGGCCTATCTGGGCCTGGCCCTCTGGGCCCCCGGGGCCCTGAGCAACCTCTTCGGCCTAGGGGCGCTAGGGGCGACCGCCCTCTTGCGCCTCCCCCCCCAGACCCGCATCCTTAACCTGGCCCTCCTCACCCTGGCCTTCACCCTGGGGCTCTGGCGCTCCGGCAACACCCTGGGCCTCATCGGCCTGGTGGGCATCCTGGTGGCCCTCTCCACCCTGCCCCGCATTCCCACCTGGATCCGGGCCCTCCTGGGCCTGGCCATCCTCCTCATCTCCGTACCCCTAGCGGGCTTCGCCAACACCTTCATCTTTGAGCTAGGCATCCAGATCGGCATCTACGCGGCCATGGCCCTGGGCCTCAACGTGGTGGTGGGCATGGCGGGGCTTTTGGACCTGGGCTACGCCGCCTTCTTCGCCGTGGGGGCCTACACCTGGGCCATCTTCGGCAGCCCCCAGGCGCAGAACTTCATGCAGGGGAACTTCCCCCTCCCTGGGGAGTACATGTACCCCTTCATGCTCATCGCCATCGTCACCACCGCCATCACCGGCCTCCTCATCGGCCTCCCCGCCGTCCGCCTTCGGGGGGACTACCTGGCCATCGTCACCCTGGGCCTGGGGGAGGTGGTGCGGATCCTGGCCAACAACCTGGACCACCCCATCAACCTCACCAACGGCCCCCAGGGGATCACCCCGGTGGAGCGCCCCCCCATCGGCTGGTTTGAAGACCTCATAGGGTCCCTGGGGATCCAGCTGGACGCCACCACGGACTACCAGCTCTTCTTCTACCTCCTGGTCCTCCTCATGATCGGGCTCGTGGTCCTCGTCAACCTCAACCTGGCCAACTCCCGCTTCGGCCGGGCCTGGGCGGCCATCCGCGAGGACGAGATCGCTGCCCGCTCCATGGGCATCCCCCTTCTGCCCACCAAGCTCATCGCCTTCATGACCGGGGCCGCCTTCTCCGGGGCCATGGGGGTCATCTTCGCCGCCCAGCGCACCTTCGTCTCCCCCGAGTCCTTCACCCTCCTCGCCTCCATCACCATCCTGGCCATGGTGATCCTAGGGGGGATGGGCTCCATCCCCGGGGCCATCCTGGGGGCCGCGACCCTCACCATCCTGAACCTGGACATCCTCAAGACCTTTAGCGAGTTCGTGCGCACCAACCTACCCCAGATCCCCAGCCAGGTGGACCCCGCCAAGTACGAGCGCCTGGTCTTTGGGCTGATCCTGGTGCTGATGATGATCTTCCGCCCCACCGGCCTCATCCCAGAAAGGCGCCACCGGGCGGAGATGGAGGAAGAATGA
- a CDS encoding ABC transporter ATP-binding protein has protein sequence MKALEVQGVTKRFGGLVAVDKVSLEVSEGEIFSVIGPNGAGKTTFFNLLTGIYAPDGGRIFLFGKDVTGLPPDRIAREGVGRTFQNIRLFGAMTVLENLLVGMHIHIRVPYFHALFRTPLARREERRAKEEAERLLDYVGLLHRKDELARNLPYGEQRKLEIARALALRPRLLLLDEPAAGMNPRETEELQHFIGRLREELGITIVLIEHDMRLVMRLSDRIAVLDYGAKIAEGMPEEVRKNPRVIEAYLGKGAAGGAA, from the coding sequence ATGAAGGCCCTCGAGGTGCAAGGGGTCACCAAACGCTTCGGCGGTCTGGTGGCGGTGGACAAGGTGAGCCTGGAGGTGAGCGAGGGGGAGATCTTCTCCGTCATCGGCCCCAACGGCGCCGGCAAGACCACCTTCTTCAACCTCCTCACCGGCATCTACGCCCCCGACGGGGGCCGCATCTTCCTCTTCGGCAAGGACGTGACCGGCCTCCCCCCCGACCGCATCGCCAGGGAGGGGGTGGGGCGCACCTTCCAGAACATCCGCCTCTTCGGGGCCATGACCGTCCTGGAAAACCTCCTGGTGGGGATGCACATCCACATCCGCGTACCCTACTTCCACGCCCTCTTCCGCACCCCTCTGGCCCGGCGGGAGGAGAGGCGGGCCAAGGAGGAGGCGGAGAGGCTCCTGGACTACGTGGGCCTCCTCCACCGCAAGGACGAGCTGGCCAGAAACCTTCCCTACGGGGAGCAGCGCAAGCTGGAGATCGCCCGGGCCCTGGCCCTGAGGCCCAGGCTCCTCCTCCTGGACGAGCCCGCAGCGGGCATGAACCCCAGGGAGACCGAAGAGTTGCAACACTTCATCGGGCGCCTGCGGGAAGAGCTCGGGATCACCATCGTTCTCATCGAGCACGACATGCGCCTCGTCATGCGCCTCTCCGACCGTATCGCCGTCTTGGACTATGGGGCCAAGATCGCCGAGGGCATGCCGGAGGAGGTGCGCAAGAACCCCAGGGTCATCGAGGCCTACCTGGGTAAGGGGGCCGCGGGAGGTGCCGCATGA
- a CDS encoding ABC transporter ATP-binding protein, which yields MSQGGRSVTLELKEIHTYYGHIHALKGVSLRVEQGEIVTLIGSNGAGKSTTLRTISGLVKPRKGEVLFQGKPIHHLPAHQIAALGVGHVPEGRKIFPRLTVEENLEIGAYLEKDRKVVQERKEQVYALFPRLYERRGQKGGTLSGGEQQMLAIGRALMQNPGILLMDEPSMGLAPVLVEAIFETIQKLNREGKTILLVEQNARMALQIAHRGYVLATGEITLSGSARELAENPEVQRAYLGEG from the coding sequence ATGAGCCAGGGGGGCCGCAGCGTAACCCTGGAGCTCAAGGAAATCCACACCTACTACGGTCACATCCACGCCCTAAAGGGCGTCTCCCTCCGGGTGGAGCAGGGGGAGATCGTGACCCTCATCGGTTCCAACGGCGCGGGGAAAAGCACCACCTTGAGGACCATCAGCGGCCTGGTAAAGCCCAGGAAGGGGGAGGTTCTCTTCCAGGGAAAGCCCATCCATCACCTCCCCGCCCACCAGATCGCGGCCCTGGGAGTGGGGCACGTGCCCGAGGGGCGGAAGATCTTCCCCAGGCTCACCGTGGAGGAGAACCTGGAGATCGGGGCCTACCTGGAGAAGGACCGCAAGGTGGTCCAAGAGCGCAAAGAACAGGTCTACGCCCTCTTCCCCCGCCTCTACGAGCGCCGGGGCCAGAAAGGGGGGACCCTTTCCGGGGGCGAGCAGCAGATGCTGGCCATCGGCCGGGCCCTCATGCAAAATCCGGGGATTCTCCTCATGGACGAGCCCTCCATGGGCCTGGCCCCGGTCCTGGTGGAGGCCATCTTTGAGACCATCCAAAAACTGAACCGGGAGGGGAAGACCATCCTCCTGGTGGAGCAAAACGCCCGCATGGCCCTGCAGATCGCCCACCGGGGCTACGTGCTGGCCACGGGGGAGATCACCCTCTCCGGCTCCGCCAGGGAGCTTGCGGAAAACCCCGAGGTGCAGAGGGCCTACCTGGGGGAGGGCTAG
- a CDS encoding glutathione ABC transporter substrate-binding protein, whose protein sequence is MRRFLAILGVLALPWTLAQGRLVVAQGTDPITLDAPLAQDSPSATVVTHISETLFELTPEGRIVPHLAEGHSFADGGRTLTIRLRRGITFHDGTPFNAEAVKFNLERFVSRELASPFAFLLSELERVEVVDSHTVRLRLKNPFAPILAHLTHSSTAMQSPTAIGRLGAQYRDNPVGTGPYRFQAWQKGQYVDLVRNENYWGQKPAIPQVRFVPVPEGTTRVALVETGQAHVAVRIPPQDIPRLQANRAVQVVRSPSLRTIYIYFNTQRPPFNDARVRQAMNHAVNREEILQFVLGGIGRVSDAPIAPGIFGYAPVGQYEFNPGRAQELLRQAGVSTPLRITLHCPTGRYFQDIQVCEAIQGQLRRVGVEATIRTLEWGAYLQETQRPLQENRIQMAMLGWGAVTGDADYGLYPLFHSSQWAPGFNRAFYRNPEVDRLLAQARISTLPQGRQSLYREAMTRIWQDAPWLFLHSELQVTAIRQEVQGFIVHPTERYLAYQASFR, encoded by the coding sequence ATGCGCAGGTTTTTGGCTATCCTAGGCGTTTTGGCCCTCCCTTGGACCCTAGCCCAAGGGAGGCTGGTGGTGGCCCAGGGCACCGACCCCATCACCCTGGATGCCCCCCTGGCCCAGGATTCCCCCTCGGCCACCGTGGTCACCCACATCAGCGAGACCCTTTTCGAGCTCACCCCGGAAGGCCGGATCGTCCCCCACCTGGCCGAGGGGCACAGCTTCGCCGACGGGGGCCGGACCCTCACGATAAGGCTCCGCCGGGGCATCACCTTCCACGACGGAACCCCCTTCAACGCCGAGGCGGTCAAGTTCAACCTGGAAAGGTTCGTCTCCCGGGAGCTGGCCAGCCCCTTCGCCTTCCTCCTCTCCGAGCTGGAGCGGGTGGAGGTGGTGGACAGCCACACGGTGCGCCTCCGCCTCAAAAACCCCTTCGCCCCCATCCTGGCCCACCTCACCCACAGCTCCACCGCCATGCAAAGCCCCACCGCCATAGGGCGCCTGGGGGCCCAGTACCGGGACAACCCCGTGGGCACGGGACCCTACCGCTTCCAGGCCTGGCAGAAGGGGCAGTACGTGGACCTGGTGCGCAACGAGAACTACTGGGGCCAGAAACCCGCCATCCCCCAGGTGCGCTTCGTTCCCGTGCCCGAGGGCACCACCCGGGTGGCCCTGGTGGAGACGGGGCAGGCCCACGTGGCCGTGCGCATCCCGCCCCAGGACATCCCCCGCCTCCAGGCCAACCGGGCGGTCCAGGTGGTGCGCAGCCCCAGCCTTAGGACCATCTACATCTACTTCAACACCCAGCGCCCCCCCTTCAACGACGCCCGGGTGCGCCAGGCCATGAACCACGCGGTGAACCGGGAGGAGATCCTCCAGTTCGTCCTGGGCGGGATCGGCCGTGTTTCCGATGCCCCCATCGCCCCTGGCATCTTCGGCTACGCGCCCGTGGGCCAGTACGAGTTCAACCCCGGGCGGGCCCAGGAGCTTCTGCGCCAGGCCGGGGTGAGCACCCCCTTGCGCATCACCCTGCACTGCCCCACGGGCCGGTACTTCCAGGACATCCAGGTGTGCGAGGCCATCCAGGGCCAGCTCCGCCGCGTGGGGGTGGAGGCCACCATCCGGACCCTGGAGTGGGGGGCCTACCTCCAGGAGACCCAGCGCCCCTTGCAGGAGAACCGCATCCAGATGGCCATGCTGGGCTGGGGCGCGGTGACCGGGGACGCGGACTACGGCCTCTACCCCCTCTTCCACTCCAGCCAGTGGGCCCCGGGCTTCAACCGGGCCTTCTACAGGAACCCTGAGGTGGACAGGCTCCTCGCCCAGGCCCGTATCTCCACCCTGCCCCAGGGGCGCCAGTCCCTCTACAGGGAGGCCATGACCCGCATCTGGCAGGACGCCCCCTGGCTCTTCCTCCACTCCGAGCTCCAGGTCACGGCCATCCGGCAGGAGGTCCAGGGCTTCATCGTCCACCCCACGGAGCGTTACCTGGCCTACCAGGCCAGCTTCCGCTAA